In one Oscillospiraceae bacterium genomic region, the following are encoded:
- a CDS encoding putative RNA methyltransferase, which translates to MDKSLENTVQRLVIDGYSSTGAGVARLDGVVVFVEGGIRHEACDVRITKVGRSAMWGQVVEAVVPSPARIFPKCLHYTKCGGCSFRHMNYAEELEAKRIRVEDALHRIGGLSLEVPVILGARDIRRYRNKAQYPVAAGPSIGFYRARSHDVIDVEDCLLQSEASSHLRGAVKAWMERFSIPAYDERTGGGLVRHVYVRTGRDGHSLCCLLVNGKSVPQEEALVEALRRADPRLAGVVLGVNESHSNVILGEAYRTLWGRDYLDDVLCGLTFRISVPSFYQVNPDQAERLYEKAVELAGLTGTETVLDLYCGIGTISLVMARRAGQVIGCEVLPQAVEDAAANARRNGIENARFLCADAGQAAAKLCDEGVRPDVICVDPPRKGLSPEVIDAIADMGPARVVYVSCDPGTLARDLKLLTQRGYEARSATAVDMFPRTAHVESVVLMTRTGAAAAPSADI; encoded by the coding sequence ATGGATAAATCACTAGAGAATACCGTACAGCGGCTGGTCATCGACGGCTACTCCAGCACCGGCGCGGGGGTGGCCCGGCTGGACGGGGTGGTGGTCTTTGTGGAGGGCGGCATCCGCCACGAGGCCTGCGACGTGCGCATCACCAAGGTGGGCCGCAGCGCCATGTGGGGGCAGGTGGTGGAGGCCGTGGTGCCCTCGCCCGCCCGCATTTTCCCCAAATGCCTGCACTACACCAAGTGCGGCGGCTGCTCCTTCCGGCATATGAACTACGCCGAGGAGCTGGAGGCCAAGCGCATCCGGGTGGAGGACGCGCTCCACCGCATCGGGGGGCTGAGCCTGGAGGTGCCCGTCATCCTGGGCGCCAGGGACATCCGCCGCTACCGGAACAAGGCCCAGTACCCTGTGGCCGCGGGGCCGAGCATCGGCTTTTACCGCGCCCGCAGCCACGACGTCATCGACGTGGAGGACTGCCTGTTGCAGAGCGAGGCCAGCTCCCACCTGCGCGGCGCGGTCAAGGCCTGGATGGAGCGCTTTTCCATCCCCGCCTACGACGAACGCACCGGCGGGGGCCTGGTGCGCCACGTCTACGTGCGCACCGGCCGGGACGGGCACAGCCTGTGCTGCCTGCTGGTCAACGGCAAATCCGTCCCCCAGGAGGAGGCGCTGGTGGAGGCCCTGCGCCGGGCCGACCCCCGTCTGGCCGGAGTGGTGCTGGGCGTGAACGAGTCGCACAGCAACGTGATCCTCGGCGAGGCCTACCGCACCCTGTGGGGGCGGGACTACCTGGACGACGTGCTGTGCGGCCTGACCTTCCGCATCTCCGTGCCCTCCTTCTACCAGGTCAACCCCGACCAGGCCGAGCGCCTCTACGAAAAGGCGGTGGAGCTGGCCGGACTGACGGGGACGGAGACCGTGCTGGACCTGTACTGCGGCATCGGCACCATCAGCCTGGTCATGGCCCGGCGGGCCGGACAGGTCATCGGGTGCGAGGTTCTGCCCCAGGCCGTGGAGGACGCGGCGGCCAACGCCCGCCGCAACGGGATTGAAAACGCCCGCTTCCTCTGCGCCGACGCCGGGCAGGCCGCGGCGAAGCTGTGCGACGAGGGGGTGCGGCCCGACGTGATCTGCGTGGATCCGCCCCGGAAGGGGCTCTCCCCTGAGGTCATCGACGCCATTGCGGACATGGGCCCGGCCCGGGTGGTCTACGTCTCCTGCGACCCGGGCACCCTGGCCCGGGATCTGAAGCTGCTCACCCAGCGGGGCTACGAGGCCCGCTCGGCCACCGCCGTGGACATGTTCCCCCGTACCGCCCACGTGGAGAGCGTGGTGCTGATGACGAGAACCGGCGCCGCCGCGGCCCCGTCAGCTGATATATAG
- a CDS encoding TIGR04076 family protein: MNQVKITVLKTTLDEDLAREYGAEGLGPCPMLRAGQVFYADYAKPEGLCDEAWKAIYQYVFALAHGTGDTLFYYGDWIRTPGVAICSCNDGLRPVIFKLEATDRAAQINYTPVR, translated from the coding sequence ATGAATCAGGTAAAGATCACAGTGTTAAAAACCACGCTGGACGAGGACTTGGCCCGGGAATACGGCGCGGAAGGGCTGGGCCCCTGCCCCATGCTGCGCGCCGGGCAGGTCTTTTACGCCGACTACGCCAAGCCGGAGGGCCTGTGCGACGAGGCCTGGAAGGCCATCTACCAGTACGTCTTCGCCCTGGCCCACGGGACGGGGGACACCCTGTTCTACTACGGCGACTGGATCCGCACCCCCGGCGTGGCGATCTGCTCCTGCAACGACGGCCTGCGGCCGGTGATCTTCAAGCTGGAGGCCACGGACCGGGCGGCCCAGATCAACTACACGCCGGTGCGGTAG
- the pepD gene encoding aminoacyl-histidine dipeptidase, with translation MGILDGYEPRHVMRYFEEITQIPHASGNEAALCAYIRAHAERFGYDCVEDEAGNLLVYVPATAGYGHVPPMLLQAHMDMVPAKREGSPHNFDTDPLKLHIEGHCLYADGTTLGADNAVGLVNMLALMEDSSVTHPPLELLFTVGEEVGMVGIRQVDFSKISARRMLNMDCGDPDVMCVSCAGSAQCVARLPLRRIPVRGTARVLSVEGLEGGHSGVVIDTGRASAIKLLGRALYRLREALELHIADAHCDRVFGITTHARAVLVFHEADLPRAEEVLAELLGELREEFGRTDPNLSLTLSPCAQAPAEMLDAPSGQRLAELLYLLPYGVTKRDCEERDVILCSINAVRLETGGEAECELMLRAPVDSIKWELVRELKLLARLCGGALEVLDSYSGWPYRADSPLQALCHSVYERLNHQILKTEKVNMCAEAGIVCGALPDMDIVGIAPWGRGAHTPEERLDLDTMLPFWTFLTALLEEMCSVA, from the coding sequence ATGGGTATTCTGGACGGCTATGAGCCGCGCCATGTCATGCGCTACTTTGAGGAGATCACCCAAATCCCCCACGCCTCCGGCAACGAGGCGGCGCTTTGCGCCTACATCCGGGCCCACGCCGAGCGCTTTGGTTACGACTGCGTGGAGGACGAGGCGGGCAACCTGCTGGTCTACGTGCCCGCCACGGCCGGGTACGGGCACGTGCCGCCCATGCTGCTCCAGGCCCATATGGATATGGTGCCCGCCAAGCGGGAGGGCTCTCCCCACAACTTCGACACCGATCCCCTGAAGCTGCATATCGAGGGGCACTGCCTCTATGCCGACGGCACCACCCTGGGGGCGGACAACGCCGTGGGGCTGGTGAATATGCTGGCGCTCATGGAGGATAGCTCCGTCACCCACCCGCCCCTGGAGCTGCTGTTCACCGTGGGCGAGGAGGTGGGCATGGTGGGTATCCGCCAGGTGGATTTCTCAAAAATCTCCGCCCGCAGGATGCTCAACATGGACTGCGGGGACCCGGACGTGATGTGTGTGTCCTGCGCGGGCTCCGCCCAGTGCGTGGCCCGGCTGCCCCTGCGGCGCATCCCCGTCCGGGGGACGGCCCGCGTGCTGAGCGTGGAGGGGCTGGAGGGCGGCCACTCCGGCGTGGTCATCGACACGGGGCGGGCCAGCGCCATCAAGCTCCTGGGCCGGGCGCTCTACCGCCTGCGGGAGGCGCTGGAGCTGCACATCGCGGACGCCCACTGCGACAGGGTGTTCGGCATCACCACCCACGCCCGGGCGGTGCTGGTCTTTCACGAGGCGGATCTGCCCCGGGCGGAGGAGGTGCTGGCGGAACTCCTCGGCGAGCTGCGTGAGGAGTTCGGCCGCACCGATCCGAACCTGTCCCTGACCCTCTCGCCCTGCGCCCAGGCCCCGGCAGAGATGCTGGACGCCCCGTCGGGGCAGCGGCTGGCCGAGCTGCTCTACCTGCTGCCCTACGGGGTGACCAAGCGGGACTGCGAGGAGCGGGACGTGATCCTCTGCTCCATCAACGCCGTGCGCCTGGAGACGGGCGGGGAGGCGGAGTGCGAGCTGATGCTGCGCGCGCCGGTGGACAGCATCAAATGGGAGCTGGTGCGGGAGCTCAAGCTCCTCGCCCGGCTGTGCGGCGGCGCCCTGGAGGTGCTGGACAGCTACTCCGGCTGGCCCTACCGCGCGGACTCCCCCCTCCAAGCGCTGTGCCACAGCGTGTACGAGCGGCTCAACCACCAGATCCTCAAGACCGAGAAGGTCAATATGTGCGCCGAGGCGGGGATCGTCTGCGGCGCCCTGCCCGATATGGACATCGTGGGCATCGCCCCCTGGGGCCGCGGCGCCCATACGCCGGAGGAGCGGCTTGACCTGGATACCATGTTGCCCTTCTGGACCTTTCTGACAGCGCTGCTGGAGGAGATGTGTTCAGTGGCATAA
- a CDS encoding diguanylate phosphodiesterase has product MKKHLSLILCAAMLVTLFAGCSPAANSGGGNNGGGAAGGKDSVVAFVPDIFNTLDPRKTAANSDQYVFDQIYETLAVTQDDGSVKPCLAESWDVSDDGLVYTFHLVKDAKFQNGETFKASDVVFTYNQFLNAPTKANFVNMVEKVEAVDDNTVQITLDKVTPLFLVYTNEVPIMNEKFVTEQNDDISEVACGTGPYQLESIDFATAAKLTRFEDYRQAPAAIKNVELRYVGDTSTAVVQLETGEIDIMQVAPTQLGTLLDNSAYTNVRTHPLKTAVFAINVNVPPLDNKLVRQALTYACDKQSIIAIAYEGYATPARLQANDINCFGVDFSGAEDFTYNPEKAKELLAQAGFPDGLNLSDYNVVLDVMGGTYLEKAAQVFQQNLADIGVKLELRNTSTPDEDAESGNFSLMTQTLSYRADFSYSVSNYGTVGIGGNNFCQLSDPYVDEMFAKGEAEQDPAQRQAIYKELIEYLVDLCPSIPLFHHEIVYVWNSNLEAVAHDSAVHPFYCYEWSWKA; this is encoded by the coding sequence GTGAAGAAGCATCTCTCGCTCATCCTATGCGCAGCCATGCTCGTCACCCTGTTCGCGGGCTGCTCCCCCGCCGCCAACTCCGGCGGCGGGAACAACGGCGGCGGCGCCGCCGGCGGAAAGGATTCCGTCGTGGCCTTCGTCCCCGACATCTTCAACACCCTGGACCCCCGCAAGACCGCGGCCAACTCCGACCAGTACGTCTTTGACCAGATCTACGAGACCCTGGCCGTCACCCAGGACGACGGCTCCGTGAAGCCCTGCCTCGCCGAGAGCTGGGACGTGAGCGACGACGGCCTGGTGTACACCTTCCACCTGGTGAAGGACGCCAAGTTCCAGAACGGCGAGACCTTCAAGGCCTCCGACGTGGTGTTCACCTACAACCAGTTCCTGAATGCCCCCACAAAGGCCAACTTCGTCAACATGGTGGAGAAGGTCGAGGCCGTGGACGACAACACCGTTCAGATTACGCTGGACAAGGTGACCCCCCTCTTCCTGGTGTACACCAACGAGGTGCCCATCATGAACGAGAAGTTTGTCACCGAGCAGAACGACGACATCAGCGAGGTGGCCTGCGGCACCGGCCCCTACCAGCTGGAGTCCATCGACTTCGCCACCGCAGCCAAGCTCACCCGCTTTGAGGACTACCGCCAGGCCCCCGCCGCCATCAAGAACGTGGAACTGCGCTACGTGGGCGACACCTCCACCGCCGTGGTGCAGCTGGAGACCGGCGAGATCGACATCATGCAGGTGGCCCCCACCCAGCTGGGCACCCTGCTGGACAACTCCGCCTACACCAACGTGCGCACCCACCCCCTGAAGACCGCCGTCTTCGCCATCAACGTCAACGTGCCCCCCCTGGACAACAAGCTGGTGCGCCAGGCCCTGACCTACGCCTGCGACAAGCAGAGCATCATCGCCATCGCCTACGAGGGATACGCCACCCCCGCCCGCCTGCAGGCCAACGACATCAACTGCTTCGGCGTGGACTTCTCCGGCGCCGAGGACTTCACCTACAACCCCGAGAAGGCCAAGGAGCTGCTGGCCCAGGCCGGCTTCCCCGACGGGCTCAACCTGTCCGACTACAACGTGGTGCTGGACGTGATGGGCGGCACCTACCTGGAGAAGGCCGCCCAGGTCTTCCAGCAGAACCTGGCCGACATCGGCGTGAAGCTGGAGCTGCGCAACACCTCCACCCCCGACGAGGACGCCGAGAGCGGCAACTTCTCCCTGATGACCCAGACCCTGTCCTACCGCGCCGACTTCTCCTACTCCGTCAGCAACTACGGCACCGTGGGCATTGGCGGCAACAACTTCTGCCAGCTCAGCGACCCCTATGTGGACGAGATGTTCGCCAAGGGCGAGGCCGAGCAGGATCCCGCCCAGCGCCAGGCCATCTACAAGGAGCTCATCGAGTACCTGGTGGACCTGTGCCCCTCCATCCCCCTGTTCCACCACGAGATCGTGTATGTCTGGAACAGCAATCTGGAGGCCGTGGCCCACGACTCCGCCGTGCACCCCTTCTACTGCTACGAGTGGAGCTGGAAGGCTTAA
- a CDS encoding ABC transporter ATP-binding protein, with amino-acid sequence MSNMQSATPLVEVKNLKKFFGKKDAILHAVDDVNASIYPGTTLGVVGESGCGKSTLGRTILRLLDPTGGQIFFEGTDITNISHAQMRKYRQAMQIIFQDPYSSLNPRKSVSEIIATPLRVNHMYKSKADLDKRVKELMDTVGLADRLFYAYPHELDGGRRQRICVARALAMNPKFIVCDEPVSALDVSIQAQILNLLMDLQDELGLTYLFITHDLSVVKHISTEIMVMYMGQCVERAPSRELFRNPQHPYTKALLSAIPVPDISMRTKKIQTIKGEVSSPINPAPGCRFAPRCDHCRPDCTGCGIPLREVSPGHFVACRLMEQA; translated from the coding sequence ATGAGTAATATGCAGAGCGCCACCCCGCTGGTGGAAGTCAAAAACCTGAAAAAATTCTTCGGCAAGAAGGACGCCATCCTCCACGCGGTGGACGACGTGAACGCCTCCATCTACCCCGGCACCACCCTGGGCGTGGTGGGCGAGTCGGGCTGCGGCAAGTCCACCCTGGGGCGCACCATCCTGCGCCTGCTGGATCCCACCGGGGGCCAGATCTTCTTTGAGGGGACCGACATCACCAACATCAGCCACGCCCAGATGCGCAAGTACCGCCAGGCCATGCAGATCATTTTCCAGGACCCCTACTCCAGCCTGAACCCCCGCAAATCGGTGTCTGAGATCATCGCCACCCCCCTGCGGGTCAACCACATGTACAAGAGCAAGGCGGATCTGGACAAGCGGGTCAAGGAGCTCATGGACACCGTGGGCCTGGCCGACCGGCTCTTCTACGCCTACCCCCACGAGCTGGACGGCGGCCGCCGCCAGCGCATCTGCGTGGCCCGCGCTTTGGCCATGAACCCCAAGTTCATCGTCTGCGACGAGCCGGTCTCCGCGCTGGACGTGTCCATTCAGGCCCAGATCCTCAACCTGCTGATGGATCTCCAGGACGAGCTGGGCCTGACCTACCTGTTCATCACCCACGATCTGAGCGTGGTCAAGCACATCTCCACCGAGATTATGGTCATGTACATGGGACAGTGCGTGGAGCGCGCCCCCTCCAGGGAGCTGTTCCGGAACCCGCAGCACCCCTATACCAAGGCCCTGCTCTCCGCCATCCCCGTCCCGGACATCTCCATGCGCACCAAGAAGATCCAGACCATCAAGGGCGAGGTCTCCAGCCCCATCAACCCCGCCCCCGGCTGCCGCTTCGCCCCGCGCTGCGACCACTGCCGCCCGGACTGCACCGGCTGCGGCATCCCCCTGCGGGAGGTGTCCCCGGGCCACTTCGTGGCCTGCCGCCTGATGGAACAGGCGTAA
- a CDS encoding dipeptide/oligopeptide/nickel ABC transporter ATP-binding protein, with protein sequence MSEKLLEIKDLEVLYKAGDAPVHAVNGVSLTLNKGETLGLVGETGAGKTTTALAILRLLPERTGRIPKGSIEFDGQDLLSLSEEEMRTLIRGEKISMIFQDPMTSLNPVMTVGDQIAEAILYHSDDKKKAAQQVEQRVDEVLEMVGIPAARKIEYPHQFSGGMKQRVVIAMALSCQPELLIADEPTTALDVTIQAQVLSMMSELRDKLGTAMIMITHDLGIVAQICDKVAVMYAGEIIESGSLEDLFVSGTHHPYTVGLFGAIPNLNEETRRLSPIEGLMPDPSALPSGCHFHDRCPHCMEICKTTSPGPHTQGTHVITCHLFPADRPAELAEEGGAHE encoded by the coding sequence ATGAGTGAAAAATTATTGGAAATCAAGGACCTGGAGGTCCTCTATAAGGCCGGAGACGCCCCAGTCCACGCCGTGAACGGCGTCAGCCTCACCCTGAACAAGGGGGAGACCCTGGGCCTGGTGGGCGAGACGGGCGCGGGCAAGACCACCACCGCGCTGGCCATCCTGCGGCTGCTGCCCGAGCGCACCGGCCGGATCCCCAAGGGCTCCATCGAGTTTGACGGGCAGGATCTGCTCAGCCTGTCTGAGGAGGAAATGCGCACCCTGATCCGGGGCGAGAAGATCTCGATGATCTTCCAGGACCCCATGACCTCCCTCAACCCGGTGATGACCGTGGGAGACCAAATCGCCGAGGCCATCCTCTACCACAGCGACGACAAGAAGAAGGCGGCCCAGCAGGTGGAACAGCGGGTGGACGAGGTGCTGGAGATGGTGGGCATCCCGGCGGCGCGCAAAATCGAGTACCCCCACCAGTTCTCCGGCGGTATGAAGCAGCGGGTGGTCATCGCCATGGCCCTCTCCTGCCAGCCGGAGCTGCTCATCGCAGACGAGCCCACCACCGCCCTGGATGTGACCATCCAGGCCCAGGTGCTGTCCATGATGAGCGAGCTGCGGGACAAGCTGGGCACCGCCATGATCATGATCACCCACGACCTGGGCATTGTGGCCCAGATCTGCGACAAGGTGGCGGTGATGTACGCGGGCGAGATCATCGAGAGCGGTAGCCTGGAGGACCTCTTCGTCAGCGGGACCCACCACCCCTACACCGTGGGCCTGTTCGGCGCAATTCCCAACCTGAACGAGGAGACCCGCAGGCTCTCCCCCATCGAGGGGCTCATGCCCGACCCCTCGGCGCTGCCCTCGGGGTGCCACTTCCACGACCGGTGCCCCCACTGCATGGAGATCTGTAAAACCACATCCCCCGGGCCCCACACCCAGGGCACCCACGTCATTACCTGTCATCTGTTCCCGGCCGACAGGCCGGCGGAGCTTGCGGAGGAGGGCGGAGCGCATGAGTAA
- a CDS encoding peptide ABC transporter permease has protein sequence MNLPWVKRKQERLDALAVAAARRQSPAKDIWRRLLRNKSSVVSLAFLAIIIILAVTANLLFDQGLVTAQDFAIRNNPPSLQHWFGTDLYGRDIFIRMVYGSRVSLTIGIVTMGVSMIIGGLLGAVAAYFGGVTDSVIMRLTDMFMAIPETLLALCVVAAMGASATSLIVAMAVAAIPGNCRLVSSTVLSIVDTEYVEAARACGMSDLKIIVKEILPNCLGPIIVVSTQGVANLMLTASSLSYLGMGIQPPNPEWGAMISEAREFLRADPYMCIIPGIVIVLTALSFNLLGDGLRDAMDPRLKD, from the coding sequence ATGAATCTGCCGTGGGTAAAACGCAAGCAGGAGCGCCTTGACGCGCTGGCCGTGGCGGCCGCGCGCAGGCAGAGCCCTGCCAAGGATATTTGGCGCAGGCTGCTGCGCAACAAGAGCAGCGTCGTGAGCCTGGCTTTTCTGGCGATCATCATCATTCTGGCCGTGACCGCCAACCTCCTGTTCGACCAGGGGCTGGTGACGGCCCAGGACTTCGCAATCCGCAACAACCCGCCCTCGCTCCAGCACTGGTTCGGCACCGACCTGTACGGGCGGGACATCTTCATCCGCATGGTGTACGGCTCCCGGGTCTCCCTGACCATCGGCATCGTCACCATGGGCGTGAGCATGATCATCGGCGGCCTGCTGGGCGCCGTCGCGGCCTACTTCGGCGGCGTGACCGACAGTGTTATCATGCGCCTGACCGACATGTTCATGGCCATCCCCGAGACCCTGCTGGCCCTGTGCGTGGTGGCGGCCATGGGGGCCAGCGCCACCAGTCTGATTGTCGCCATGGCGGTGGCCGCCATACCGGGCAACTGCCGATTGGTGAGCTCCACGGTGCTGAGCATCGTGGACACCGAGTACGTGGAGGCGGCGCGGGCCTGCGGCATGAGCGATTTGAAGATCATTGTCAAGGAGATTCTGCCCAACTGTCTGGGGCCCATCATCGTGGTCTCCACCCAGGGCGTGGCCAACCTGATGCTCACCGCCTCCAGCCTGAGCTACCTGGGCATGGGCATCCAGCCCCCCAACCCCGAGTGGGGCGCCATGATCTCCGAGGCCCGCGAGTTCCTCCGGGCCGACCCCTACATGTGCATCATCCCCGGTATCGTCATCGTGCTCACCGCTCTGTCCTTCAACCTGCTGGGCGACGGTCTGCGCGACGCGATGGACCCCCGCCTCAAGGACTAA
- a CDS encoding peptide ABC transporter permease, whose translation MTKYVAKRLLLLIPILIGVAFIIFTIMNLTPGDPAVRILGPDSTLEARQQLRDQLGLNLPFWQRFFDYIAKIFTQLDFGNSYRTGKPVFDEIFNRLPVSIKVAFLGMILATVMGLPLGVYSAVKQYSPADGFLRVASTILVAMPTFWLAMLLILIFALYLGWLPSGGVATWQSYILPTITVGVPYGSKILRMTRSTMLEEIRQDYVRTARSKGVPDKIVTYKHALKNALLPVITTIGSSFGAILGGSVIAESVFNLPGLGSLIVLSIKAKDTPSVLASVLLLAFFFAVIMLIVDLVYAFIDPRIKAKYQK comes from the coding sequence GTGACAAAGTATGTCGCAAAACGGCTTCTGCTCCTGATTCCAATTCTGATCGGCGTGGCGTTCATCATCTTTACCATCATGAACCTGACGCCCGGCGACCCGGCGGTCCGTATTCTGGGGCCGGACTCCACGCTGGAGGCGCGGCAGCAGCTGCGGGATCAGCTGGGGCTCAACCTGCCCTTCTGGCAGCGGTTTTTTGACTATATCGCAAAGATCTTCACCCAGCTGGACTTCGGCAACTCCTACCGCACGGGCAAGCCGGTCTTTGACGAGATCTTCAACCGCCTGCCCGTGAGCATCAAGGTGGCCTTCCTGGGCATGATTCTGGCCACCGTCATGGGCCTGCCCCTGGGCGTGTACTCCGCCGTGAAGCAGTACTCCCCCGCCGACGGCTTCCTGCGGGTGGCCTCAACCATACTGGTGGCCATGCCGACCTTCTGGCTGGCCATGCTGCTGATACTCATATTCGCGCTGTATTTGGGGTGGCTGCCCTCGGGCGGCGTGGCCACCTGGCAGAGCTATATTCTGCCCACAATTACGGTGGGCGTGCCCTACGGGTCGAAAATCCTGCGTATGACGCGGTCAACCATGCTGGAGGAGATACGCCAGGACTACGTGCGCACCGCCCGCAGCAAGGGCGTGCCCGACAAGATCGTCACGTACAAGCACGCGCTGAAAAACGCCCTGCTGCCCGTCATCACCACCATCGGCTCCTCCTTCGGCGCCATCCTGGGCGGCTCGGTCATCGCGGAGAGCGTTTTCAACCTGCCCGGCCTGGGCTCCCTCATCGTGCTGTCCATCAAGGCCAAGGACACCCCCAGCGTGCTGGCGAGCGTACTGCTGCTGGCCTTCTTCTTTGCCGTCATCATGCTGATCGTGGATCTGGTCTATGCGTTCATCGATCCGCGCATCAAGGCAAAGTATCAGAAATAG
- a CDS encoding transcriptional regulator, with protein sequence MKTRGNSPVDAVYEHVKRQIITKELFPGNRIVEEELARETQVSRTSIRTALTRLRYEGFVDTHANRGTFVARPTIEDIRVVYETRSLLEGEAIRLAAARMTGEGLARMEENLERQRELRKNFSILQYVSLNREFHWEFIQAAGNPYYEKYLNELFNKSGVYLMFFDSSVDNSGSLVNHTAILDALKRGDGRAAREAVWADNRLGIADTHSEKDKPY encoded by the coding sequence TTGAAAACACGAGGAAACAGCCCCGTGGACGCGGTCTATGAGCATGTCAAGCGCCAGATTATCACCAAAGAGCTCTTTCCCGGCAACCGCATCGTCGAGGAGGAGCTGGCGCGGGAAACCCAGGTGAGCAGGACCTCCATACGCACGGCGCTGACCCGGCTGAGGTACGAGGGGTTCGTGGACACCCACGCCAACCGGGGCACGTTCGTCGCCCGCCCCACGATTGAGGACATCCGCGTGGTCTACGAGACCCGCAGCCTGCTGGAGGGCGAGGCGATCCGCCTGGCGGCGGCGCGGATGACCGGAGAGGGCCTGGCCCGCATGGAGGAGAACCTGGAGCGGCAGCGGGAGCTGCGCAAGAACTTTTCCATTCTACAGTATGTGAGCCTGAACCGGGAATTTCACTGGGAATTCATTCAGGCGGCCGGAAACCCCTACTATGAAAAATATCTCAACGAGCTGTTCAATAAATCCGGCGTATACCTGATGTTTTTTGACAGCTCCGTGGACAATTCGGGCTCGCTGGTGAACCACACCGCCATTCTGGACGCGCTCAAGCGCGGGGACGGGCGGGCGGCGCGGGAGGCCGTGTGGGCCGATAACCGGCTGGGGATCGCGGACACCCACTCGGAAAAGGACAAGCCGTATTAG
- a CDS encoding membrane protein produces the protein MELDYDALLGLAAEVGYRLQVSGAEIYRVEESMQRLLQAYGQAAGQVFVIPNCIIVSLTTPAGHPVTCVRRIPSHGTDIYLLEAVNGLCRSLCAQTPPLDEARARIDAILAGRRSFSMPMQLLGYFLGTMFFGMLFGGTLRDGICSGICGVALGGCLTFMTRLGANLFFKTIAGGAVSALLALLLTWAGLGQNSDFVIIGALMALVPGLIFTNAIRDIMAGDMVSGITRTAEALLIGVAIALGTGFVLTAARMLGGV, from the coding sequence TTGGAGCTGGACTACGATGCCCTTTTGGGCCTGGCGGCCGAGGTCGGCTACCGCCTGCAGGTGAGCGGGGCGGAGATCTACCGGGTGGAGGAGTCCATGCAGCGCCTGCTCCAGGCCTACGGGCAGGCGGCCGGGCAGGTCTTCGTCATCCCAAACTGCATCATCGTCAGCCTGACCACCCCGGCGGGCCACCCGGTGACCTGTGTGCGCCGCATCCCCTCCCACGGCACCGACATCTACCTGCTGGAGGCCGTCAACGGCCTGTGCCGCAGCTTGTGCGCGCAGACCCCGCCCCTGGACGAGGCCCGGGCCCGGATAGACGCCATCCTGGCCGGGCGGCGCTCCTTTTCCATGCCCATGCAGCTGCTGGGGTATTTCCTGGGCACCATGTTCTTCGGTATGCTCTTCGGCGGCACCCTGCGGGACGGAATTTGCAGCGGGATCTGCGGCGTGGCCCTGGGGGGCTGCCTCACCTTCATGACCCGGCTGGGGGCCAACCTCTTTTTCAAGACCATCGCCGGGGGCGCGGTGTCCGCCCTGCTGGCCCTGCTGCTGACCTGGGCCGGCCTGGGGCAGAACAGCGACTTCGTCATCATCGGCGCGCTGATGGCCCTGGTGCCCGGCCTCATTTTCACCAACGCCATCCGGGACATCATGGCGGGGGATATGGTGTCCGGCATCACCCGGACGGCGGAGGCCCTGCTCATCGGCGTGGCCATCGCCCTGGGCACCGGCTTCGTCCTCACGGCGGCCCGTATGCTGGGAGGGGTGTAG
- a CDS encoding membrane protein, whose product MALVTHYFLPCLYAFIACLGFSLLFNIHGKGIVICSLGGALGWLVYLLAEPVFHNDIAQALVAALALSAFSEGMARLRKCPVTAYVLVSAFPLVPGAGIYYTMEHAVNGEMDLFLSTGMHTLGLAGALALGILMMASAVRMWNSYHRRRRLRKGESA is encoded by the coding sequence ATGGCGCTTGTCACCCACTATTTCCTGCCCTGCCTGTACGCCTTCATCGCCTGCCTGGGCTTCTCCCTGCTCTTCAACATCCACGGGAAGGGCATTGTAATCTGTTCCCTGGGGGGCGCGCTGGGCTGGCTGGTCTACCTGCTGGCCGAGCCGGTGTTCCACAACGACATCGCCCAGGCCCTGGTGGCCGCCCTGGCCCTGTCCGCCTTCTCCGAGGGCATGGCCCGGCTGCGCAAGTGCCCGGTCACCGCCTACGTGCTGGTCTCGGCCTTCCCGCTGGTGCCCGGCGCCGGCATCTACTACACCATGGAGCACGCCGTCAACGGCGAGATGGACCTCTTCCTCTCCACCGGGATGCACACCCTGGGCCTGGCGGGGGCGCTGGCCCTGGGCATTCTGATGATGGCCTCGGCGGTGCGGATGTGGAACAGCTACCACCGGCGGCGCCGCCTGCGGAAGGGAGAATCTGCCTGA